One genomic window of Triplophysa rosa linkage group LG11, Trosa_1v2, whole genome shotgun sequence includes the following:
- the hgs gene encoding hepatocyte growth factor-regulated tyrosine kinase substrate isoform X7, producing the protein MGKGGGTFDRLLDKATSQLLLETDWESILQICDLIRQGDTQAKYAIGAIKKKLNDKNPHVALYALEVLESVVKNCGQTIHDEVASKQTMEELKELFKNQPEPNVKNKILYLIQAWAHAFRNEPKYKVIQDTYQIMKVEGHVFPEFKESDAMFAAERAPDWVDAEECHRCRVQFGVMTRKHHCRACGQIFCGKCSSKYSTIPKFGIEKEVRVCEPCFEQLNKKAEGKTGSTGQADLPPEYLTSPLSQQSQVPPKRDEAALQEEEELQLAIALSQSEAEEKERKKQKIPYSAYPKADPTPVTSSAPPVSNLYSSPVNSSAPSAEDVDPELARYLNRTYWEKKQEEVRKSPTPSAPAPVSLAEPVPVSQPMESLAPVQPLNIVEQYQNGESEENHEQFLKALQNSVTTFLNRMKSNHMRGRSITNDSAVLSLFQSINNMHPQLLEILNELDEKRLYYEGLQDKLAQVRDARAALNALRDEHREKLRRDAEEAERQRQIQLAQKLGIMRQKKQEYLEMQRQLAIQRLQEQEKERQMRLEQQKHTIQMRAQMPAFSLPYAQMQSLPPNVAGGVVYPPAGPPSYPGTFSPAGSVEGSPMHGVYMNQPGQTAAGGPYQAMPVSATDPSMVNAYMYQTAGTGGQPAAPGQVPPTNTPSYTNYQPTPTQGYQNVVSQAQSLPPMSQAAPTNGIAYMGYQPYNMQNMMSALPGQDPNMPPQQPYMPGQQPMYQQMAPPGGPQQQSQQQPHQAPPGSAEAQLISFD; encoded by the exons ATGGGCAAAGGCGGCGGTACATTTGACAGACTGCTGG ATAAAGCCACCAGTCAGCTGCTGCTGGAGACAGACTGGGAATCTATTTTGCAGATATGTGACCTCATTCGTCAAGGCGATACACA GGCAAAATATGCGATTGGTGCCATTAAGAAAAAACTCAATGACAAAAACCCACATGTGGCACTCTATGCTCTTGAG GTTCTGGAGTCAGTGGTGAAGAACTGTGGTCAGACAATTCATGATGAAGTGGCCAGTAAGCAGACAATGGAAGAGCTGAAGGAGCTGTTTAAG AATCAGCCCGAGCCGAACGTGAAGAACAAAATCCTTTATCTGATCCAGGCGTGGGCCCATGCTTTCCGCAACGAGCCCAAGTACAAAGTCATCCAGGACACCTATCAGATCATGAAGGTGGAAG GTCACGTCTTCCCAGAATTCAAGGAAAGTGATGCCATGTTTGCAGCAGAGCGG GCCCCTGATTGGGTGGATGCAGAGGAGTGTCACAGATGTAGGGTTCAGTTTGGAGTCATGACCCGAAAG CATCACTGCAGGGCATGTGGGCAGATCTTCTGTGGGAAGTGCTCTTCTAAATACTCCACCATTCCTAAGTTTGGCATTGAGAAGgaggtgcgtgtgtgtgagccCTGCTTTGAACAGCTCAACAA GAAAGCCGAAGGGAAGACGGGCAGCACCGGGCAGGCGGACCTCCCCCCTGAGTACCTGACCAGCCCTCTGTCCCAGCAGTCTCAG GTGCCTCCTAAGAGAGATGAAGCCGCGCtgcaggaggaggaggagcttCAGCTGGCCATCGCTCTGTCTCAGAGTGAAGctgaggagaaagagagaaag AAACAGAAGATCCCATACTCTGCCTATCCCAAAGCTGATCCCACCCCTGTGACTTCATCTGCTCCGCCCGTGAGCAATCTGTACTCCTCACCTGTG AATTCATCAGCTCCGTCTGCTGAAGATGTGGATCCAGAG TTGGCTCGCTACCTGAACAGAACTTACTGGGAGAAGAAACAGGAAGAGGTTCGGAAAAGTCCCACGCCCTCCGCTCCTGCTCCCGTGTCATTGGCTGAGCCCGTCCCGGTCAGCCAACCCATGGAGAGCCTCGCCCCAGTCCAACCCCTCAACATAGTGGAG CAGTATCAGAACGGAGAATCGGAGGAGAATCATGAACAGTTCCTGAAAGCTCTGCAGAATTCCGTCACCACCTTCCTCAACCGCATGAAGAGCAACCACATGCGCGGCCGCAGCATCACCAACGACAGTGCCGTGCTTTCTCTCTTCCAGTCCATCAACAACATGCACCCGCAGCTGCTGGAGATTCTCAACGAGCTGGATGAGAAGAGAC TGTACTACGAGGGTCTTCAGGACAAACTGGCGCAAGTGCGAGACGCCCGTGCAGCTCTGAACGCTCTGAGAGATGAGCACAGAGAGAAGCTGCGGCGTGATGCAGAGGAGGccgagagacagagacagattCAACTCGCCCAGAAACTGGGGATCATGAGGCAGAAGAAACAG GAGTACCTGGAGATGCAGAGGCAGCTGGCCATTCAGCGGCTGCaggagcaggagaaggagcgaCAGATGCGTCTGGAGCAGCAGAAACACACCATTCAGATGAGAGCACAGATGCCCGCCTTCTCTCTGCCTTACGCTCAG ATGCAGTCTCTGCCTCCTAACGTGGCAGGAGGGGTGGTGTATCCCCCAGCTGGTCCTCCCAGTTATCCAGGCACGTTCAGCCCCGCTGGCTCAGTGGAAGGGTCGCCCATGCATGGAGTCTACATGAACCAGCCGGGCCAAACAGCTGCTGGTGGCCCATACCAGGCCATGCCTGTGTCAGCTACAG ATCCTAGCATGGTGAACGCTTACATGTACCAGACTGCAGGCACCGGCGGGCAGCCTGCAGCTCCCGGACAAGTCCCACCCACCAACACGCCTTCTTATACCAATTACCAACCCACACCCACGCAGGGCTACCAG AACGTGGTCTCTCAAGCTCAGAGTTTGCCCCCCATGTCCCAGGCTGCGCCCACTAATGGCATTGCGTATATGGGCTATCAGCCGTACAACATGCAG AATATGATGAGCGCTCTTCCAGGACAAGACCCCAACATGCCTCCCCAACAGCCCTACATGCCCGGGCAACAGCCAATGTACCAGCAG ATGGCTCCCCCTGGTGGTCCGCAGCAGCAGTCACAACAGCAGCCACACCAGGCTCCTCCAGGCAGTGCAGAGGCTCAGCTCATTTCTTTTGACTGA
- the hgs gene encoding hepatocyte growth factor-regulated tyrosine kinase substrate isoform X3: MGKGGGTFDRLLDKATSQLLLETDWESILQICDLIRQGDTQAKYAIGAIKKKLNDKNPHVALYALEVLESVVKNCGQTIHDEVASKQTMEELKELFKNQPEPNVKNKILYLIQAWAHAFRNEPKYKVIQDTYQIMKVEGHVFPEFKESDAMFAAERAPDWVDAEECHRCRVQFGVMTRKHHCRACGQIFCGKCSSKYSTIPKFGIEKEVRVCEPCFEQLNNHPSLSPPPRKAEGKTGSTGQADLPPEYLTSPLSQQSQVPPKRDEAALQEEEELQLAIALSQSEAEEKERKKQKIPYSAYPKADPTPVTSSAPPVSNLYSSPVNSSAPSAEDVDPELARYLNRTYWEKKQEEVRKSPTPSAPAPVSLAEPVPVSQPMESLAPVQPLNIVEQQYQNGESEENHEQFLKALQNSVTTFLNRMKSNHMRGRSITNDSAVLSLFQSINNMHPQLLEILNELDEKRLYYEGLQDKLAQVRDARAALNALRDEHREKLRRDAEEAERQRQIQLAQKLGIMRQKKQEYLEMQRQLAIQRLQEQEKERQMRLEQQKHTIQMRAQMPAFSLPYAQMQSLPPNVAGGVVYPPAGPPSYPGTFSPAGSVEGSPMHGVYMNQPGQTAAGGPYQAMPVSATDPSMVNAYMYQTAGTGGQPAAPGQVPPTNTPSYTNYQPTPTQGYQNVVSQAQSLPPMSQAAPTNGIAYMGYQPYNMQNMMSALPGQDPNMPPQQPYMPGQQPMYQQMAPPGGPQQQSQQQPHQAPPGSAEAQLISFD, from the exons ATGGGCAAAGGCGGCGGTACATTTGACAGACTGCTGG ATAAAGCCACCAGTCAGCTGCTGCTGGAGACAGACTGGGAATCTATTTTGCAGATATGTGACCTCATTCGTCAAGGCGATACACA GGCAAAATATGCGATTGGTGCCATTAAGAAAAAACTCAATGACAAAAACCCACATGTGGCACTCTATGCTCTTGAG GTTCTGGAGTCAGTGGTGAAGAACTGTGGTCAGACAATTCATGATGAAGTGGCCAGTAAGCAGACAATGGAAGAGCTGAAGGAGCTGTTTAAG AATCAGCCCGAGCCGAACGTGAAGAACAAAATCCTTTATCTGATCCAGGCGTGGGCCCATGCTTTCCGCAACGAGCCCAAGTACAAAGTCATCCAGGACACCTATCAGATCATGAAGGTGGAAG GTCACGTCTTCCCAGAATTCAAGGAAAGTGATGCCATGTTTGCAGCAGAGCGG GCCCCTGATTGGGTGGATGCAGAGGAGTGTCACAGATGTAGGGTTCAGTTTGGAGTCATGACCCGAAAG CATCACTGCAGGGCATGTGGGCAGATCTTCTGTGGGAAGTGCTCTTCTAAATACTCCACCATTCCTAAGTTTGGCATTGAGAAGgaggtgcgtgtgtgtgagccCTGCTTTGAACAGCTCAACAA CCAcccctccctctctcccccTCCTAGGAAAGCCGAAGGGAAGACGGGCAGCACCGGGCAGGCGGACCTCCCCCCTGAGTACCTGACCAGCCCTCTGTCCCAGCAGTCTCAG GTGCCTCCTAAGAGAGATGAAGCCGCGCtgcaggaggaggaggagcttCAGCTGGCCATCGCTCTGTCTCAGAGTGAAGctgaggagaaagagagaaag AAACAGAAGATCCCATACTCTGCCTATCCCAAAGCTGATCCCACCCCTGTGACTTCATCTGCTCCGCCCGTGAGCAATCTGTACTCCTCACCTGTG AATTCATCAGCTCCGTCTGCTGAAGATGTGGATCCAGAG TTGGCTCGCTACCTGAACAGAACTTACTGGGAGAAGAAACAGGAAGAGGTTCGGAAAAGTCCCACGCCCTCCGCTCCTGCTCCCGTGTCATTGGCTGAGCCCGTCCCGGTCAGCCAACCCATGGAGAGCCTCGCCCCAGTCCAACCCCTCAACATAGTGGAG CAGCAGTATCAGAACGGAGAATCGGAGGAGAATCATGAACAGTTCCTGAAAGCTCTGCAGAATTCCGTCACCACCTTCCTCAACCGCATGAAGAGCAACCACATGCGCGGCCGCAGCATCACCAACGACAGTGCCGTGCTTTCTCTCTTCCAGTCCATCAACAACATGCACCCGCAGCTGCTGGAGATTCTCAACGAGCTGGATGAGAAGAGAC TGTACTACGAGGGTCTTCAGGACAAACTGGCGCAAGTGCGAGACGCCCGTGCAGCTCTGAACGCTCTGAGAGATGAGCACAGAGAGAAGCTGCGGCGTGATGCAGAGGAGGccgagagacagagacagattCAACTCGCCCAGAAACTGGGGATCATGAGGCAGAAGAAACAG GAGTACCTGGAGATGCAGAGGCAGCTGGCCATTCAGCGGCTGCaggagcaggagaaggagcgaCAGATGCGTCTGGAGCAGCAGAAACACACCATTCAGATGAGAGCACAGATGCCCGCCTTCTCTCTGCCTTACGCTCAG ATGCAGTCTCTGCCTCCTAACGTGGCAGGAGGGGTGGTGTATCCCCCAGCTGGTCCTCCCAGTTATCCAGGCACGTTCAGCCCCGCTGGCTCAGTGGAAGGGTCGCCCATGCATGGAGTCTACATGAACCAGCCGGGCCAAACAGCTGCTGGTGGCCCATACCAGGCCATGCCTGTGTCAGCTACAG ATCCTAGCATGGTGAACGCTTACATGTACCAGACTGCAGGCACCGGCGGGCAGCCTGCAGCTCCCGGACAAGTCCCACCCACCAACACGCCTTCTTATACCAATTACCAACCCACACCCACGCAGGGCTACCAG AACGTGGTCTCTCAAGCTCAGAGTTTGCCCCCCATGTCCCAGGCTGCGCCCACTAATGGCATTGCGTATATGGGCTATCAGCCGTACAACATGCAG AATATGATGAGCGCTCTTCCAGGACAAGACCCCAACATGCCTCCCCAACAGCCCTACATGCCCGGGCAACAGCCAATGTACCAGCAG ATGGCTCCCCCTGGTGGTCCGCAGCAGCAGTCACAACAGCAGCCACACCAGGCTCCTCCAGGCAGTGCAGAGGCTCAGCTCATTTCTTTTGACTGA
- the hgs gene encoding hepatocyte growth factor-regulated tyrosine kinase substrate isoform X1 — protein MGKGGGTFDRLLDKATSQLLLETDWESILQICDLIRQGDTQAKYAIGAIKKKLNDKNPHVALYALEVLESVVKNCGQTIHDEVASKQTMEELKELFKNQPEPNVKNKILYLIQAWAHAFRNEPKYKVIQDTYQIMKVEGHVFPEFKESDAMFAAERAPDWVDAEECHRCRVQFGVMTRKHHCRACGQIFCGKCSSKYSTIPKFGIEKEVRVCEPCFEQLNNHPSLSPPPRKAEGKTGSTGQADLPPEYLTSPLSQQSQVVPTESVPPKRDEAALQEEEELQLAIALSQSEAEEKERKKQKIPYSAYPKADPTPVTSSAPPVSNLYSSPVNSSAPSAEDVDPELARYLNRTYWEKKQEEVRKSPTPSAPAPVSLAEPVPVSQPMESLAPVQPLNIVEQQYQNGESEENHEQFLKALQNSVTTFLNRMKSNHMRGRSITNDSAVLSLFQSINNMHPQLLEILNELDEKRLYYEGLQDKLAQVRDARAALNALRDEHREKLRRDAEEAERQRQIQLAQKLGIMRQKKQEYLEMQRQLAIQRLQEQEKERQMRLEQQKHTIQMRAQMPAFSLPYAQMQSLPPNVAGGVVYPPAGPPSYPGTFSPAGSVEGSPMHGVYMNQPGQTAAGGPYQAMPVSATDPSMVNAYMYQTAGTGGQPAAPGQVPPTNTPSYTNYQPTPTQGYQNVVSQAQSLPPMSQAAPTNGIAYMGYQPYNMQNMMSALPGQDPNMPPQQPYMPGQQPMYQQMAPPGGPQQQSQQQPHQAPPGSAEAQLISFD, from the exons ATGGGCAAAGGCGGCGGTACATTTGACAGACTGCTGG ATAAAGCCACCAGTCAGCTGCTGCTGGAGACAGACTGGGAATCTATTTTGCAGATATGTGACCTCATTCGTCAAGGCGATACACA GGCAAAATATGCGATTGGTGCCATTAAGAAAAAACTCAATGACAAAAACCCACATGTGGCACTCTATGCTCTTGAG GTTCTGGAGTCAGTGGTGAAGAACTGTGGTCAGACAATTCATGATGAAGTGGCCAGTAAGCAGACAATGGAAGAGCTGAAGGAGCTGTTTAAG AATCAGCCCGAGCCGAACGTGAAGAACAAAATCCTTTATCTGATCCAGGCGTGGGCCCATGCTTTCCGCAACGAGCCCAAGTACAAAGTCATCCAGGACACCTATCAGATCATGAAGGTGGAAG GTCACGTCTTCCCAGAATTCAAGGAAAGTGATGCCATGTTTGCAGCAGAGCGG GCCCCTGATTGGGTGGATGCAGAGGAGTGTCACAGATGTAGGGTTCAGTTTGGAGTCATGACCCGAAAG CATCACTGCAGGGCATGTGGGCAGATCTTCTGTGGGAAGTGCTCTTCTAAATACTCCACCATTCCTAAGTTTGGCATTGAGAAGgaggtgcgtgtgtgtgagccCTGCTTTGAACAGCTCAACAA CCAcccctccctctctcccccTCCTAGGAAAGCCGAAGGGAAGACGGGCAGCACCGGGCAGGCGGACCTCCCCCCTGAGTACCTGACCAGCCCTCTGTCCCAGCAGTCTCAGGTAGTGCCCACCGAATCA GTGCCTCCTAAGAGAGATGAAGCCGCGCtgcaggaggaggaggagcttCAGCTGGCCATCGCTCTGTCTCAGAGTGAAGctgaggagaaagagagaaag AAACAGAAGATCCCATACTCTGCCTATCCCAAAGCTGATCCCACCCCTGTGACTTCATCTGCTCCGCCCGTGAGCAATCTGTACTCCTCACCTGTG AATTCATCAGCTCCGTCTGCTGAAGATGTGGATCCAGAG TTGGCTCGCTACCTGAACAGAACTTACTGGGAGAAGAAACAGGAAGAGGTTCGGAAAAGTCCCACGCCCTCCGCTCCTGCTCCCGTGTCATTGGCTGAGCCCGTCCCGGTCAGCCAACCCATGGAGAGCCTCGCCCCAGTCCAACCCCTCAACATAGTGGAG CAGCAGTATCAGAACGGAGAATCGGAGGAGAATCATGAACAGTTCCTGAAAGCTCTGCAGAATTCCGTCACCACCTTCCTCAACCGCATGAAGAGCAACCACATGCGCGGCCGCAGCATCACCAACGACAGTGCCGTGCTTTCTCTCTTCCAGTCCATCAACAACATGCACCCGCAGCTGCTGGAGATTCTCAACGAGCTGGATGAGAAGAGAC TGTACTACGAGGGTCTTCAGGACAAACTGGCGCAAGTGCGAGACGCCCGTGCAGCTCTGAACGCTCTGAGAGATGAGCACAGAGAGAAGCTGCGGCGTGATGCAGAGGAGGccgagagacagagacagattCAACTCGCCCAGAAACTGGGGATCATGAGGCAGAAGAAACAG GAGTACCTGGAGATGCAGAGGCAGCTGGCCATTCAGCGGCTGCaggagcaggagaaggagcgaCAGATGCGTCTGGAGCAGCAGAAACACACCATTCAGATGAGAGCACAGATGCCCGCCTTCTCTCTGCCTTACGCTCAG ATGCAGTCTCTGCCTCCTAACGTGGCAGGAGGGGTGGTGTATCCCCCAGCTGGTCCTCCCAGTTATCCAGGCACGTTCAGCCCCGCTGGCTCAGTGGAAGGGTCGCCCATGCATGGAGTCTACATGAACCAGCCGGGCCAAACAGCTGCTGGTGGCCCATACCAGGCCATGCCTGTGTCAGCTACAG ATCCTAGCATGGTGAACGCTTACATGTACCAGACTGCAGGCACCGGCGGGCAGCCTGCAGCTCCCGGACAAGTCCCACCCACCAACACGCCTTCTTATACCAATTACCAACCCACACCCACGCAGGGCTACCAG AACGTGGTCTCTCAAGCTCAGAGTTTGCCCCCCATGTCCCAGGCTGCGCCCACTAATGGCATTGCGTATATGGGCTATCAGCCGTACAACATGCAG AATATGATGAGCGCTCTTCCAGGACAAGACCCCAACATGCCTCCCCAACAGCCCTACATGCCCGGGCAACAGCCAATGTACCAGCAG ATGGCTCCCCCTGGTGGTCCGCAGCAGCAGTCACAACAGCAGCCACACCAGGCTCCTCCAGGCAGTGCAGAGGCTCAGCTCATTTCTTTTGACTGA
- the hgs gene encoding hepatocyte growth factor-regulated tyrosine kinase substrate isoform X6, with translation MGKGGGTFDRLLDKATSQLLLETDWESILQICDLIRQGDTQAKYAIGAIKKKLNDKNPHVALYALEVLESVVKNCGQTIHDEVASKQTMEELKELFKNQPEPNVKNKILYLIQAWAHAFRNEPKYKVIQDTYQIMKVEGHVFPEFKESDAMFAAERAPDWVDAEECHRCRVQFGVMTRKHHCRACGQIFCGKCSSKYSTIPKFGIEKEVRVCEPCFEQLNKKAEGKTGSTGQADLPPEYLTSPLSQQSQVPPKRDEAALQEEEELQLAIALSQSEAEEKERKKQKIPYSAYPKADPTPVTSSAPPVSNLYSSPVNSSAPSAEDVDPELARYLNRTYWEKKQEEVRKSPTPSAPAPVSLAEPVPVSQPMESLAPVQPLNIVEQQYQNGESEENHEQFLKALQNSVTTFLNRMKSNHMRGRSITNDSAVLSLFQSINNMHPQLLEILNELDEKRLYYEGLQDKLAQVRDARAALNALRDEHREKLRRDAEEAERQRQIQLAQKLGIMRQKKQEYLEMQRQLAIQRLQEQEKERQMRLEQQKHTIQMRAQMPAFSLPYAQMQSLPPNVAGGVVYPPAGPPSYPGTFSPAGSVEGSPMHGVYMNQPGQTAAGGPYQAMPVSATDPSMVNAYMYQTAGTGGQPAAPGQVPPTNTPSYTNYQPTPTQGYQNVVSQAQSLPPMSQAAPTNGIAYMGYQPYNMQNMMSALPGQDPNMPPQQPYMPGQQPMYQQMAPPGGPQQQSQQQPHQAPPGSAEAQLISFD, from the exons ATGGGCAAAGGCGGCGGTACATTTGACAGACTGCTGG ATAAAGCCACCAGTCAGCTGCTGCTGGAGACAGACTGGGAATCTATTTTGCAGATATGTGACCTCATTCGTCAAGGCGATACACA GGCAAAATATGCGATTGGTGCCATTAAGAAAAAACTCAATGACAAAAACCCACATGTGGCACTCTATGCTCTTGAG GTTCTGGAGTCAGTGGTGAAGAACTGTGGTCAGACAATTCATGATGAAGTGGCCAGTAAGCAGACAATGGAAGAGCTGAAGGAGCTGTTTAAG AATCAGCCCGAGCCGAACGTGAAGAACAAAATCCTTTATCTGATCCAGGCGTGGGCCCATGCTTTCCGCAACGAGCCCAAGTACAAAGTCATCCAGGACACCTATCAGATCATGAAGGTGGAAG GTCACGTCTTCCCAGAATTCAAGGAAAGTGATGCCATGTTTGCAGCAGAGCGG GCCCCTGATTGGGTGGATGCAGAGGAGTGTCACAGATGTAGGGTTCAGTTTGGAGTCATGACCCGAAAG CATCACTGCAGGGCATGTGGGCAGATCTTCTGTGGGAAGTGCTCTTCTAAATACTCCACCATTCCTAAGTTTGGCATTGAGAAGgaggtgcgtgtgtgtgagccCTGCTTTGAACAGCTCAACAA GAAAGCCGAAGGGAAGACGGGCAGCACCGGGCAGGCGGACCTCCCCCCTGAGTACCTGACCAGCCCTCTGTCCCAGCAGTCTCAG GTGCCTCCTAAGAGAGATGAAGCCGCGCtgcaggaggaggaggagcttCAGCTGGCCATCGCTCTGTCTCAGAGTGAAGctgaggagaaagagagaaag AAACAGAAGATCCCATACTCTGCCTATCCCAAAGCTGATCCCACCCCTGTGACTTCATCTGCTCCGCCCGTGAGCAATCTGTACTCCTCACCTGTG AATTCATCAGCTCCGTCTGCTGAAGATGTGGATCCAGAG TTGGCTCGCTACCTGAACAGAACTTACTGGGAGAAGAAACAGGAAGAGGTTCGGAAAAGTCCCACGCCCTCCGCTCCTGCTCCCGTGTCATTGGCTGAGCCCGTCCCGGTCAGCCAACCCATGGAGAGCCTCGCCCCAGTCCAACCCCTCAACATAGTGGAG CAGCAGTATCAGAACGGAGAATCGGAGGAGAATCATGAACAGTTCCTGAAAGCTCTGCAGAATTCCGTCACCACCTTCCTCAACCGCATGAAGAGCAACCACATGCGCGGCCGCAGCATCACCAACGACAGTGCCGTGCTTTCTCTCTTCCAGTCCATCAACAACATGCACCCGCAGCTGCTGGAGATTCTCAACGAGCTGGATGAGAAGAGAC TGTACTACGAGGGTCTTCAGGACAAACTGGCGCAAGTGCGAGACGCCCGTGCAGCTCTGAACGCTCTGAGAGATGAGCACAGAGAGAAGCTGCGGCGTGATGCAGAGGAGGccgagagacagagacagattCAACTCGCCCAGAAACTGGGGATCATGAGGCAGAAGAAACAG GAGTACCTGGAGATGCAGAGGCAGCTGGCCATTCAGCGGCTGCaggagcaggagaaggagcgaCAGATGCGTCTGGAGCAGCAGAAACACACCATTCAGATGAGAGCACAGATGCCCGCCTTCTCTCTGCCTTACGCTCAG ATGCAGTCTCTGCCTCCTAACGTGGCAGGAGGGGTGGTGTATCCCCCAGCTGGTCCTCCCAGTTATCCAGGCACGTTCAGCCCCGCTGGCTCAGTGGAAGGGTCGCCCATGCATGGAGTCTACATGAACCAGCCGGGCCAAACAGCTGCTGGTGGCCCATACCAGGCCATGCCTGTGTCAGCTACAG ATCCTAGCATGGTGAACGCTTACATGTACCAGACTGCAGGCACCGGCGGGCAGCCTGCAGCTCCCGGACAAGTCCCACCCACCAACACGCCTTCTTATACCAATTACCAACCCACACCCACGCAGGGCTACCAG AACGTGGTCTCTCAAGCTCAGAGTTTGCCCCCCATGTCCCAGGCTGCGCCCACTAATGGCATTGCGTATATGGGCTATCAGCCGTACAACATGCAG AATATGATGAGCGCTCTTCCAGGACAAGACCCCAACATGCCTCCCCAACAGCCCTACATGCCCGGGCAACAGCCAATGTACCAGCAG ATGGCTCCCCCTGGTGGTCCGCAGCAGCAGTCACAACAGCAGCCACACCAGGCTCCTCCAGGCAGTGCAGAGGCTCAGCTCATTTCTTTTGACTGA